A genomic stretch from Sphingobacterium sp. ML3W includes:
- a CDS encoding OmpA family protein, whose product MKNIVFPMSILTASLFFTGCGVSKKTYVGLQTEYKNLQTQYQDSQLQLTESRSRIKSLEDQLASERQNNADLKAAYAALQGSLDKSINQNSQGNVNISKLVDEINASNKYIKHLVETKNKSDSLNLVLTNNLTRSLSREELQEVDVQVLKGVVYISLADNMLYKSGSYEISDRADMTLSKIAKIIQDYRDYEVLIEGNTDTDPISKPNIRNNWDLSTLRASSVVQALQTKYGVDPKRLTAGGRGEYNPVADNSTALGKQRNRRTQIIITPKLDQFMELIDKAPEPTEVTPAQ is encoded by the coding sequence ATGAAGAATATAGTTTTTCCGATGTCCATACTGACCGCAAGTTTGTTTTTTACGGGATGTGGTGTCAGTAAAAAAACATATGTAGGTTTGCAGACAGAGTATAAAAATCTGCAAACACAGTATCAGGATAGTCAACTTCAATTGACTGAAAGTCGGTCACGGATTAAGAGTTTGGAAGACCAATTAGCTTCAGAACGACAAAATAATGCTGATCTTAAAGCTGCTTATGCTGCATTGCAGGGTTCTTTGGATAAGAGTATCAATCAAAACTCACAGGGAAACGTCAATATTTCCAAGCTTGTTGATGAAATCAATGCTTCAAATAAATACATTAAACATCTTGTTGAGACCAAGAACAAGTCTGACTCGTTGAATTTGGTGTTGACAAATAATCTGACCCGGTCACTGAGTCGTGAGGAATTACAAGAAGTTGATGTGCAGGTGTTAAAAGGTGTCGTTTATATTTCACTGGCAGATAATATGCTGTACAAGTCTGGAAGTTATGAAATCAGTGATCGTGCTGATATGACTTTAAGCAAAATAGCGAAGATTATTCAAGATTATAGAGATTATGAAGTGCTGATAGAGGGTAATACAGATACAGACCCGATTTCGAAACCAAATATTCGAAACAATTGGGATTTAAGTACATTACGGGCTTCTTCTGTCGTTCAGGCATTGCAAACCAAGTATGGTGTTGATCCGAAGCGACTAACAGCTGGTGGTAGGGGAGAGTATAATCCTGTAGCCGACAATTCAACAGCTCTTGGAAAACAACGCAACCGGAGAACACAGATTATTATTACACCTAAGTTGGATCAATTTATGGAATTGATCGACAAAGCCCCAGAGCCGACTGAGGTTACACCGGCACAATAA
- a CDS encoding DUF3857 domain-containing transglutaminase family protein → MKTLFANLAYFLIPIAAIAQENYDIAQIPGTLKSRAVATVRNDKTVVEVKSPEQVTETVTRVITVYNKNGDYYAALPIHYNKSNEIKSIKGAIYNEMGILQKKITTKDFKDVSAVDNSTMFADSRMKVYIPDYHSYPYTIEYQYEVRHKQNLIIPSWTPEVSNNVSVEKSSYQFITPISSEFRIESKNYKGNIKEEKTDKTVSKTWNAEQIPAKKEESYSPNPNLKRTSVLIVPKNFVYYGKEGNFSDWKEYGDWFATKLLSKKQDLTEASKQKFISLTKNASSDQEKAKILYDYLQKNTRYISIQIGIGGLEPFPASEVDRLGYGDCKALVNYMGSMLSAVGIPSYYCMVEAGKRKENFHKTFANVQDGNHAILCLPFKNDTTWLECTSQNLPFGFLSNFTDDRDVIACTENGGVIMHTPKYSNAINLQLRNADLSLSDDGSIKGSLNTKFYGTQYENHMEILLASNNEKTKLLAEYYNIDNINFEQVKYTEHKKDRPFIEENLSISIKNYAVKNGNKMLIQPNIFNTQSSISENKNRTEDIFIERGFVDIDSISIALPNNILKTITPEQKIIEKPFGKYEFKSEIKGNKLFTYRKLELFEGNYPASNYEDFFQFHKEVSGSDKGRYNLSIL, encoded by the coding sequence ATGAAAACGTTATTTGCCAATTTAGCCTATTTCCTTATTCCAATTGCTGCAATTGCTCAGGAGAACTACGATATTGCCCAGATTCCGGGTACGCTAAAAAGCCGGGCAGTAGCAACAGTCCGAAATGATAAAACTGTGGTGGAAGTAAAATCCCCTGAGCAGGTCACTGAAACGGTCACACGTGTCATTACCGTTTATAATAAAAACGGGGATTACTATGCCGCCCTTCCGATACATTATAACAAATCAAATGAAATCAAGAGCATAAAGGGTGCTATCTATAATGAAATGGGGATATTGCAGAAAAAAATAACAACCAAGGATTTTAAAGATGTAAGTGCAGTTGACAACAGTACAATGTTTGCTGATTCGAGGATGAAAGTCTATATCCCGGATTATCACAGCTACCCCTATACCATCGAATATCAATACGAAGTAAGGCATAAACAAAACTTAATCATTCCTTCATGGACTCCTGAAGTTTCAAACAATGTTTCCGTTGAAAAAAGCAGTTATCAATTTATAACTCCAATCAGTAGTGAATTTCGGATCGAGTCAAAAAACTATAAAGGTAATATCAAAGAGGAGAAAACCGACAAAACTGTTAGTAAAACCTGGAATGCGGAACAAATCCCAGCTAAAAAAGAGGAATCTTATAGTCCCAATCCCAATCTGAAAAGAACAAGCGTATTGATCGTTCCTAAAAACTTTGTTTATTATGGAAAAGAAGGCAATTTTAGCGATTGGAAAGAGTATGGCGACTGGTTTGCTACTAAATTATTAAGCAAAAAGCAAGATCTTACTGAAGCCTCAAAACAGAAATTCATATCACTTACAAAGAACGCTTCATCGGATCAAGAAAAAGCGAAGATCCTATACGACTATTTGCAAAAAAACACGAGATACATCAGTATTCAGATTGGAATTGGTGGACTTGAGCCATTTCCGGCATCTGAGGTTGACCGTTTAGGTTATGGTGACTGTAAAGCCTTGGTCAACTATATGGGAAGCATGTTATCTGCTGTAGGTATACCTTCTTACTACTGTATGGTTGAAGCGGGTAAACGCAAAGAGAATTTTCATAAAACATTTGCAAATGTACAGGATGGAAACCATGCAATCCTATGCCTGCCATTCAAAAATGATACGACCTGGTTGGAATGCACCAGCCAGAACCTCCCTTTTGGATTCCTAAGCAATTTTACAGATGACAGAGATGTCATTGCCTGTACCGAAAATGGCGGTGTGATTATGCATACACCAAAATATAGCAATGCCATCAATCTTCAGCTTCGTAACGCCGATCTTAGCTTATCCGATGATGGGAGTATAAAAGGCTCTCTAAACACCAAATTTTATGGTACACAGTATGAAAATCATATGGAAATTCTTTTGGCAAGCAATAATGAAAAAACTAAACTGCTGGCAGAATATTATAATATCGACAACATTAATTTTGAACAGGTAAAATACACCGAACACAAAAAAGATAGACCATTTATTGAAGAGAATTTGTCAATTTCCATTAAAAATTATGCGGTAAAAAACGGCAATAAAATGCTGATTCAGCCCAATATTTTCAATACACAATCCAGCATATCTGAGAATAAAAATCGTACGGAAGATATTTTTATAGAACGTGGATTTGTTGACATTGACAGCATTAGTATTGCACTGCCAAATAACATTTTAAAAACAATAACCCCCGAACAAAAGATTATCGAAAAACCATTTGGTAAATATGAATTTAAGTCGGAGATAAAAGGGAATAAACTTTTCACGTATCGAAAACTAGAGCTCTTCGAAGGAAATTATCCAGCAAGCAACTATGAAGATTTCTTTCAGTTTCATAAAGAAGTGAGTGGTTCCGATAAAGGGCGTTATAATCTGAGCATATTGTAA
- a CDS encoding gluconate 2-dehydrogenase subunit 3 family protein, whose translation MNRRESLKALGFIAAGSGLLTAACNTKDAKNTTAANADKLPGVQDFEYERTARLKEEKFFDEHEMATITVLADIIIPKDSKSGSASEAGVPDFIEFMVKDLPDNKIPMRGGLRWLDLQTKRRYGNVFIKCDTKDQLALIDEIAYPELAKPEMQQGAAFFSLMRNLTSSGFYTSEIGIKDIGYAGNKPGVWNGVPDDVLKEHGFDPTKFFG comes from the coding sequence ATGAATAGAAGAGAATCGCTAAAAGCACTAGGCTTTATTGCTGCTGGATCAGGTCTTTTAACCGCAGCTTGTAACACAAAAGACGCAAAAAATACAACCGCCGCAAATGCTGATAAACTACCCGGTGTCCAAGATTTTGAATATGAACGGACAGCACGGCTAAAAGAAGAAAAGTTTTTTGATGAACATGAAATGGCAACAATAACTGTTTTAGCCGACATCATTATTCCAAAAGACAGCAAATCAGGCAGCGCCTCCGAGGCGGGTGTTCCGGATTTTATCGAGTTTATGGTAAAGGATTTGCCTGACAACAAAATCCCTATGCGTGGTGGACTACGCTGGCTTGATCTTCAGACCAAAAGACGGTATGGTAATGTATTTATAAAATGCGACACAAAGGATCAATTAGCACTCATTGATGAAATTGCTTATCCTGAATTGGCAAAACCCGAAATGCAGCAAGGAGCAGCATTTTTCTCCTTGATGCGCAACCTGACGTCTTCTGGTTTCTATACCAGCGAAATTGGCATCAAAGATATCGGATATGCTGGTAATAAACCTGGCGTATGGAATGGTGTTCCGGACGATGTGCTGAAAGAACATGGTTTCGATCCAACTAAATTCTTTGGATAA
- a CDS encoding sigma-54 dependent transcriptional regulator: protein MSTILIIDDERAIRSSLRDILEYEDYTILDVDNGRDGLEILKKEKVNLVLCDIKMNNMDGMEVLSEAHQSSPDIPFIMISGHGTIETAVEAAKKGAFDFLEKPLDLNRLLITVRNALDKSSLVTETKVLKRKVSSSKTKDILGESGAIKRIKETIDRVAPTEARVLITGANGSGKELVARWLHEKSNRSQAPLIEVNCAAIPSELIESELFGHEKGSFTSAIKQRIGKFEQASGGTLFLDEIGDMSLSAQAKVLRALQEHKITRVGGDKEIDVNVRVVAATNKDLLKEIEDGNFRMDLYHRLSVILIHVPALIDRVDDIPLLSTNFCEEICMEYGIPVKEITNAAMRELSHLPWTGNIRELRNMIERLIILSDKSITDKDVVAFANPSREPVNGIAHEKGTVNYGLDMDSFDSFQDYKDHAEKEFIKYKLEKNNWNVSKTADDLDIQRSHLYSKIEKFGLKRD, encoded by the coding sequence ATGAGTACAATTTTAATCATTGACGATGAACGCGCCATCAGAAGCTCTTTGCGTGATATCTTAGAATACGAAGATTATACGATTTTAGATGTTGACAATGGTCGTGATGGATTGGAGATCTTAAAAAAAGAAAAGGTCAACTTGGTTCTATGTGATATCAAGATGAATAATATGGACGGGATGGAAGTGTTATCTGAGGCACATCAGAGTAGTCCAGATATTCCCTTTATAATGATCTCTGGCCATGGAACGATTGAAACCGCGGTTGAGGCAGCAAAAAAAGGAGCTTTTGACTTTTTGGAAAAACCACTGGATCTAAACCGGTTGCTCATTACGGTTCGGAATGCATTGGATAAAAGTTCTCTTGTCACTGAAACCAAAGTATTAAAACGAAAAGTAAGCAGTTCAAAGACCAAAGATATATTAGGGGAGTCCGGTGCAATTAAACGTATCAAAGAGACGATAGATCGTGTGGCTCCAACAGAAGCTAGAGTACTGATTACTGGTGCAAATGGTTCAGGTAAAGAGCTGGTGGCCCGTTGGTTGCATGAGAAATCAAATCGTTCACAGGCGCCATTGATTGAAGTAAACTGTGCTGCTATTCCTTCTGAATTGATCGAATCAGAATTGTTTGGACATGAAAAAGGATCCTTTACTTCGGCAATTAAACAGCGTATCGGTAAATTTGAACAGGCTAGTGGCGGGACATTGTTTTTGGACGAAATAGGGGATATGAGCCTTTCCGCTCAGGCTAAAGTGTTGCGTGCTTTACAAGAACATAAAATAACCAGAGTTGGCGGTGACAAAGAAATTGATGTCAATGTACGTGTTGTAGCTGCGACCAATAAAGATTTGTTAAAGGAAATTGAAGACGGCAATTTTAGAATGGACTTATATCATCGCCTCTCGGTGATTTTAATCCATGTGCCAGCGCTGATAGATCGTGTTGATGATATTCCATTGCTTTCAACGAACTTTTGTGAAGAAATATGTATGGAATATGGTATTCCTGTAAAGGAAATCACAAATGCAGCGATGAGAGAATTAAGCCATCTTCCATGGACGGGAAATATTCGTGAATTGCGTAATATGATTGAACGACTTATTATTTTGAGTGATAAATCTATTACCGATAAGGATGTTGTCGCATTTGCTAATCCTTCACGTGAACCGGTAAATGGGATTGCCCACGAAAAGGGGACGGTGAATTACGGCCTAGATATGGATTCATTTGACTCATTCCAAGATTATAAGGATCATGCGGAAAAAGAATTTATAAAATATAAATTGGAGAAAAATAACTGGAATGTTTCCAAGACTGCAGATGATCTGGATATACAACGGAGTCATCTCTATAGTAAGATTGAAAAGTTTGGTCTCAAAAGAGACTAG
- a CDS encoding HAD family phosphatase has product MTEYAAIFDMDGVISHTNPFHAEAFRAFFKNHNVQQATEEEFEQHMYGKHNSYIMQHFFQRPISPEELRTLEFEKEQLFRVIYKEHVAPIKGLIEFLKDLKDKGFKLAVATSAPKENMDLILDELKIRDLFSSTLSSEDVKLHKPHPEVYLKSAENLGMPIEKCIVFEDSFSGITAAKNAGMKVVAVLSTHKKEELPASDTYIRNYTEISVANVKAILQ; this is encoded by the coding sequence ATGACAGAATACGCGGCAATTTTTGATATGGACGGGGTTATAAGCCACACAAACCCCTTTCATGCAGAAGCTTTCAGAGCTTTTTTTAAGAACCATAACGTACAACAGGCTACTGAAGAAGAATTCGAACAGCATATGTATGGCAAACACAACAGCTATATCATGCAACATTTTTTTCAACGCCCGATCTCTCCTGAAGAATTGCGTACGCTTGAGTTTGAAAAAGAGCAGCTTTTTAGGGTGATCTATAAAGAACATGTTGCTCCTATTAAAGGCTTGATCGAATTTCTGAAAGATTTAAAAGACAAAGGCTTCAAACTTGCGGTGGCAACATCGGCTCCTAAAGAAAATATGGATCTGATTTTGGATGAACTAAAGATCCGTGATCTTTTTTCATCAACTTTGAGCAGTGAAGATGTAAAACTTCACAAACCTCATCCCGAAGTTTATTTGAAATCAGCGGAAAACCTGGGTATGCCAATTGAAAAATGTATTGTGTTTGAAGATTCTTTTTCGGGCATTACAGCTGCCAAAAATGCGGGGATGAAGGTTGTTGCCGTATTATCAACCCACAAAAAAGAGGAACTTCCTGCTAGCGATACCTATATCAGAAACTATACTGAAATTTCAGTAGCTAATGTGAAAGCAATATTACAATAG
- a CDS encoding DUF3857 domain-containing protein, producing MGQNFDFGRVNVSDFSTTALDSNANAIVLKEFGQSSVFVDDYDHRIKLMHEYHVLIRINNKEGFKKANFEIPSYKRGSYIRDHLDELKAVTYNLESGQIIRTELESKKVFKENYSTYLDLNKFTLPNIKEGSIIEVSYRTLEQDLFNFKTWEFQDDIPKLHSQYIAIIPASFTYNVVLRGPYKLDDQKKGEVLKEYLFLDGVRMDCSKLTYAMSNIPAFVEEDFMTSPQNFKSAIYYELESIFYPSTGVKKTFSKTWKDVDTELMNEKTFGGQLKKTDLFKTTLSTLLSPDDSKLVKANKIYDYIKKQIKWNNYVGKYSENGIEKALEKRTGNIGDINLSLITALQAANLDAYPIILSTRRNGNPNSLFPVLSDFDYVIACVDIDGIKYKLDASNSYLPFGSLPLQCLNERGRIIYSKKSSDWFPLASEEISEQYYTLTGVLNNQGQIKGTLIISSQGNKALLKRQHIAKFNSLEEYWEKLDEEMPNISFTNAKIEHLNELDQILNETFDITLDVNKQQENNILSLAPNVIDRISYNPFKIQDRTYPVDMGFKSKLQYNIQLEIPEQYEVTDKPQNISLALPESAARYKYITQLTGTKLEVLGSLSFNKPIFTVDEYFSLKELYSRIIQQQKLDIRLTTKK from the coding sequence TTGGGGCAAAATTTCGATTTTGGTAGAGTAAACGTTTCAGATTTTTCGACTACAGCACTCGATAGCAATGCAAATGCTATTGTCCTAAAAGAATTTGGGCAAAGCTCAGTTTTCGTCGATGACTATGATCATCGAATAAAATTAATGCACGAATACCACGTCCTCATTCGTATAAATAATAAAGAGGGTTTTAAAAAAGCCAATTTCGAAATCCCCTCCTATAAAAGAGGAAGTTATATCCGTGACCACCTGGACGAATTGAAAGCTGTTACCTACAATTTGGAAAGCGGACAGATCATTCGAACAGAACTTGAAAGTAAAAAGGTTTTTAAAGAAAACTACTCTACTTACCTCGATCTGAACAAATTCACACTTCCAAATATTAAAGAAGGATCCATCATAGAAGTTTCGTATCGAACTCTCGAACAGGATCTATTTAATTTTAAGACATGGGAATTTCAGGATGATATTCCCAAATTACATAGCCAATACATTGCTATTATACCGGCATCTTTTACTTATAATGTGGTATTACGTGGTCCCTATAAACTTGATGACCAAAAAAAAGGAGAAGTTTTGAAGGAATATCTTTTTTTGGATGGAGTAAGAATGGATTGTTCAAAGCTCACCTATGCAATGTCCAATATTCCAGCTTTTGTTGAAGAAGACTTTATGACTTCTCCCCAAAATTTTAAATCCGCAATATATTACGAGCTCGAATCCATATTCTATCCAAGCACTGGTGTCAAAAAAACATTTAGCAAGACATGGAAAGATGTTGACACAGAATTAATGAATGAGAAGACCTTTGGTGGCCAATTGAAAAAAACAGATCTATTCAAAACTACGCTGTCAACACTTTTATCTCCAGATGATTCAAAATTGGTAAAGGCCAACAAAATCTACGACTACATCAAGAAACAGATAAAATGGAATAACTACGTTGGAAAATATTCCGAAAATGGAATCGAAAAAGCCTTAGAAAAAAGAACTGGTAATATTGGTGATATAAATTTATCGCTGATTACTGCCCTACAAGCAGCGAATTTAGATGCTTATCCAATTATTTTATCGACAAGACGAAATGGTAACCCCAATTCGCTATTTCCTGTATTATCTGATTTTGACTATGTAATCGCCTGTGTGGACATCGATGGAATCAAATACAAATTGGACGCATCGAATAGCTATCTTCCCTTTGGCTCATTGCCATTGCAATGTCTCAATGAGCGTGGCAGAATCATATACTCCAAAAAAAGTTCAGATTGGTTCCCACTAGCCTCTGAGGAGATATCCGAACAATACTATACGTTGACGGGCGTACTGAATAACCAAGGTCAAATTAAAGGCACACTTATCATTAGCAGTCAAGGTAATAAAGCGCTCTTAAAAAGGCAACATATAGCCAAATTCAACTCGCTCGAAGAATATTGGGAAAAACTGGATGAAGAGATGCCCAACATCAGTTTTACCAATGCCAAAATTGAACATCTTAACGAACTCGATCAGATACTAAACGAGACGTTTGATATTACGTTAGATGTTAATAAACAACAAGAAAACAATATATTATCACTCGCTCCAAACGTCATCGATCGCATATCCTATAATCCGTTCAAAATTCAAGACCGCACTTATCCGGTAGATATGGGATTTAAGTCTAAACTCCAATACAATATCCAATTGGAAATCCCGGAACAATACGAAGTAACAGATAAACCACAAAATATATCTTTGGCTCTTCCTGAGTCTGCTGCAAGATATAAATACATAACACAGCTAACTGGCACCAAACTAGAGGTTCTGGGGAGCCTTAGTTTTAATAAACCAATATTTACGGTAGACGAATATTTCTCTTTAAAAGAGCTTTATTCACGCATTATACAACAGCAGAAATTAGACATTAGATTAACCACAAAAAAATGA